From the genome of Rana temporaria chromosome 8, aRanTem1.1, whole genome shotgun sequence:
CAGCCGTTGTAATTTAAGTCTTTCTTATATTACTTATTGCTTTAATTGAAAAAAGAAACTGCCTTGGGTGAAAGGTATGATTTTTGAAATCTGGTTTATGAACAAGTGCAGCGTAAAAATACCGTCCTTTCTTGTTTTAATTAGtctttttggaataaaaaataaataaataagaaaaaaaaattcaatcatcGACGTCGATTTCCACATCTTCTTCATCTTCTGAGCACTCTTTGCTCGTGTGATGATCTGTAAAAGGGGAAGAAGGTGACATCTGGAGGTTACTTGGTACATGGGGTGACCTGCTCCTAGAGTTGGGACTGTTCAAAGACTCTGTTTCGTCCAGTTCTGAAATAGTGAGCACCGCTTCTACTGAAGTTGGGCTCATTTTTTTGGCTGACTCCACATCTTGTTTCATCTCCTCCAAATCTCTTTTGAGTTTGGCTCTTCGATTCTGAAACCAGGTGATGACTTGAGCGTTGGTCAGTCCCAGCTGCTGTGCTATTTGGTCCCTATCCGCCGGGGACAGGTACTTTTGGTACAAAAAGCGTTTCTCCAGCTCATAAATCTGGTGGTTGGTGAACGCAGTTCTGGacttcctcctctttttgggggtCTGTCTCTGGCCAAAAATGGTCATCCCATCTCGTCCTGAAAGACAAAAATATGGTTATTATTtttgcaatataatttttttttttttttgtaaacatatgtaacatattttattttatataaattaaaaatgtgcaaaacaaaataaaaaatttgcagaacaaaacaacaaaattgcgtatttacttttatttaataaaggcaCAGTTGCGTTTATAAATAAGTAgggtaatatttatttttattagaaaaaataacaaaacaataataataataataataataataataataataaaaaaaaggatttataaaaataaacaaatgaacaATTTTTGGGAAAGGCTTgagtaaaaaaaaggatttataaaaataaacaaatgaacaATTTTTGGGAAAGGCTTgagtaaaaaaaaggatttataaaaataaacaaatgaacaATTTTTGGGAAAGGCTTgagtaaaaaaaaggatttataaaAATCAACAAATGAACAATTTTTGGGAAAGGCTTGTTACCTTCAGCAGCTTGTAGGACGCTGACTTCCAGACCTTTGAAGGTTTTGCTGGCCAGTTCCTCCAGGGCACATAGAGGTGAGGTCTGGGACAGGAGAGATCTGCTGGACAGGGGTAGTCCTGCTGAAGGGGGCTTTTCAGAAGAGGACAGTAGGTGAGCTGTCCCACAGATAGTAT
Proteins encoded in this window:
- the LBX1 gene encoding transcription factor LBX1, producing the protein MTSKEEAKASSVEERRRNALDHLPPPANSNKPLTPFSIEDILNKPSVRRSYTICGTAHLLSSSEKPPSAGLPLSSRSLLSQTSPLCALEELASKTFKGLEVSVLQAAEGRDGMTIFGQRQTPKKRRKSRTAFTNHQIYELEKRFLYQKYLSPADRDQIAQQLGLTNAQVITWFQNRRAKLKRDLEEMKQDVESAKKMSPTSVEAVLTISELDETESLNSPNSRSRSPHVPSNLQMSPSSPFTDHHTSKECSEDEEDVEIDVDD